One region of Alosa sapidissima isolate fAloSap1 chromosome 1, fAloSap1.pri, whole genome shotgun sequence genomic DNA includes:
- the xcr1b.2 gene encoding C-C chemokine receptor type 2: MPLRHAFSQDILYQKAFEMSGETNFSLSNTTLDVGDYPIELESPFDGHDGITGVCLLIVFVLSMVGNGLVVSALVCLEDLRRVSNLFFLCLASFDLLFTLTLPFWAVYFLYHWVFGDIACKLFTGAYFVGQYGSLMLLTSITLDRFCTVVLKGRYTAQPGRRLRYARVVCVATWVISVIMSLREVLISVHSSTNGTYSCEIEEVEDKFWTYMQIVFLFLLPLVIIVCCYSCIFRTVLSVPNMRGRYGTVVLLFSIVTAFFICWGPYNLVLYLFTVLDLSVWETNEHIYLAYVICRILAYSHCCINPLLYMLRPRFRSLFCRLAHCSENANQPISHSAIEKCVEMTLME; encoded by the exons ATGCCCCTCAGACACGCATTCTCTCAAGACATACTCTACCAGAAGGCTTTTGAAATGTCTG GAGAAACAAATTTCAGTTTATCAAACACTACTCTTGATGTTGGGGATTATCCCATTGAGCTTGAAAGCCCATTCGATGGACACGATGGAATCACCGGTGTGTGCCTCCTAATTGTCTTCGTCCTCAGCATGGTGGGCAATGGCCTGGTGGTGAGTGCCCTTGTCTGCCTGGAGGACTTGCGGCGCGTCTCCAACCTCTTCTTCCTCTGCCTTGCCTCATTCGATCTCCtcttcacactcacactgccGTTCTGGGCTGTCTACTTTCTGTACCACTGGGTATTCGGCGACATTGCCTGTAAGCTCTTCACTGGAGCCTACTTTGTTGGACAGTACGGGAGTCTCATGCTTCTGACGTCCATAACGCTGGACCGCTTCTGTACTGTGGTGCTGAAGGGACGGTACACAGCCCAACCAGGCCGGAGGCTGCGCTATGCGCGTGTGGTCTGTGTAGCTACGTGGGTCATCAGTGTGATCATGAGCCTCAGAGAGGTCCTCATCTCCGTCCATTCTTCCACAAATGGAACATACTCATGTGAAATTGAAGAGGTGGAAGACAAGTTTTGGACCTACATGCAGATAGTTTTTCTCTTTCTGCTTCCTCTTGTCATCATTGTGTGTTGCTATAGCTGTATTTTCAGGACAGTGCTATCTGTCCCAAATATGAGAGGCAGGTATGGGACAGTTGTGCTACTGTTTAGTATTGTCACTGCTTTCTTCATCTGCTGGGGACCCTACAATCTTGTGTTGTACCTATTCACAGTTCTTGATCTATCAGTCTGGGAAACAAATGAGCACATATACCTTGCATACGTCATTTGTCGGATCCTTGCTTATTCTCACTGCTGCATCAATCCGCTGCTTTACATGCTAAGGCCAAGGTTCAGGAGCCTGTTCTGCAGACTCGCCCATTGTTCGGAGAATGCTAATCAGCCAATCAGTCATTCTGCTATTGAAAAGTGTGTGGAGATGACGCTGATGGAGTAA
- the xcr1b.3 gene encoding chemokine XC receptor 1, whose product MEFNVTPTTDNYYYYSLTDEPVLLEDVIGNFHGIFSAVCYSLIFCVSLAGNSFLLWTILRQEDLRQTSSLLLLHLTVSDLIFTMPLPIWAVYPIHGWVMGEVACRLLSGILFLGYYSYMAFLTAMTVHRYRAVVHAVTASSFKPNVHLLSGVLWVFCLTFSIPEMVFSETVNVYDSVHCIQTYMPEYVMHDIQIPIFFLLPFAVITFCYSRMWFRIRQCRMKKKNQAVRLIFFIVVGFFVCWAPFNIFLFLQSLSLHGLIPAELMNSDASDYAYTVSHTLAYSHCCLSPIIHIFGAGKFRGRLSGSFRWLSIRDRAQTLSTHTHETALSTSGPTYIRSSRSNGLLVSPQNSYAPMVE is encoded by the coding sequence ATGGAATTCAATGTAACACCGACAACTGataattactactactactcgtTGACTGATGAACCAGTACTGCTCGAGGATGTGATTGGGAACTTCCATGGGATTTTCTCTGCTGTCTGCTACAGCCTGATCTTCTGTGTCAGCCTGGCTGGGAACAGCTTCCTCCTCTGGACCATCCTGCGGCAGGAGGACCTGAGGCAGACGTCCAGCCTTCTGCTCCTGCACCTCACTGTGTCTGACCTCATCTTCACCATGCCGCTTCCAATCTGGGCGGTGTATCCCATCCATGGCTGGGTGATGGGCGAGGTGGCATGCAGGCTCCTGAGTGGCATACTTTTCCTGGGCTACTACAGCTACATGGCCTTCCTCACAGCCATGACTGTGCACCGGTACAGGGCGGTTGTGCACGCCGTCACAGCGTCCTCCTTCAAGCCAAATGTTCACCTTCTGAGTGGTGTGCTGTGGGTCTTCTGTTTGACCTTTAGTATACCAGAGATGGTGTTCTCAGAGACAGTGAATGTATATGACTCTGTGCACTGCATCCAGACCTACATGCCAGAGTATGTCATGCATGACATTCAGATTCCAATTTTCTTCTTGTTGCCATTTGCTGTCATCACGTTTTGCTACTCGCGGATGTGGTTTCGCATTCGGCAATGcaggatgaagaagaagaaccaGGCAGTAAGGCTAATATTCTTCATTGTGGTCGGCTTCTTTGTCTGTTGGGCACCATTcaacatcttcctcttcctccagtcGCTGAGCCTCCACGGCCTGATTCCTGCCGAACTCATGAACTCGGACGCCTCCGATTACGCCTACACCGTGTCCCACACCCTGGCTTACTCCCACTGTTGCCTCAGCCCCATCATCCACATCTTTGGTGCGGGAAAGTTCAGAGGACGCCTCTCTGGTAGCTTTCGGTGGCTGTCCATTAGAGACAGGGCCCagactctcagcacacacacccatgaaaCAGCACTCTCAACCTCTGGACCAACCTACATTCGATCATCCCGCTCCAATGGTCTACTCGTCTCACCCCAAAACTCTTACGCTCCGATGGTGGAGTAA